Proteins encoded within one genomic window of [Enterobacter] lignolyticus SCF1:
- a CDS encoding 4-hydroxyphenylacetate 3-monooxygenase reductase subunit produces the protein MQLDEQRLRFRDAMSSLSAAVNIITTAGDAGRCGITATAVCSVTDTPPSVMVCINANSAMNPVFQGNGKLCINVLNHEQELMARHFAGMTGMAMEERFSLSCWQQGPLAQPMLNGALANLEGQISQVQSIGTHLVYLVEIKNIILSEEGNGLIYFKRRFHPVMMEMEAIA, from the coding sequence ATGCAATTAGATGAACAACGTCTGCGCTTTCGCGATGCGATGTCCAGCCTGTCCGCGGCGGTGAATATCATCACCACCGCCGGCGACGCCGGACGCTGCGGCATCACCGCTACCGCGGTCTGCTCGGTCACCGACACTCCGCCGTCGGTGATGGTCTGCATCAACGCCAACAGCGCCATGAACCCGGTGTTTCAGGGCAACGGTAAGCTGTGCATCAACGTCCTGAACCACGAGCAGGAGCTGATGGCGCGTCACTTTGCCGGGATGACCGGGATGGCGATGGAAGAGCGGTTCAGCCTCTCTTGCTGGCAGCAGGGGCCGCTGGCGCAGCCGATGCTCAACGGCGCACTGGCAAACCTCGAAGGCCAAATCAGCCAGGTGCAGAGTATAGGCACCCATCTGGTGTACCTGGTGGAGATTAAAAACATCATCTTAAGCGAGGAAGGAAACGGCCTGATCTACTTCAAACGCCGCTTCCACCCGGTGATGATGGAAATGGAAGCCATCGCCTAA
- a CDS encoding DUF1127 domain-containing protein yields the protein MEFHENQARASWMGFTLLGRAISKWWRLEKTRRILSRLSDEQLKDIGVSRHDIGSC from the coding sequence ATGGAATTTCATGAAAATCAAGCCCGTGCGTCGTGGATGGGCTTCACGTTGTTAGGCAGGGCGATAAGCAAATGGTGGCGGTTAGAGAAAACCCGTCGGATTCTCAGTCGCCTGAGCGATGAACAACTGAAAGACATCGGCGTTTCACGACATGATATTGGTTCGTGTTGA
- a CDS encoding FosA family fosfomycin resistance glutathione transferase has protein sequence MLNGLNHLTLAVSQLAASLDFYQRLLGLRLHARWEHGAYLSCGELWLCLSVDPQRQSTAPEHSDYTHYAFSIDEQDFAAFTERLERHGVVIWKKNKSEGASYYFLDPDGHKLEVHVGTLAQRLAACRAKPYQGMVFEE, from the coding sequence ATGCTGAACGGTTTGAACCACCTGACCCTGGCGGTGAGCCAGCTTGCGGCGAGCCTTGATTTCTACCAGCGGCTGCTGGGGCTCAGGCTGCATGCTCGCTGGGAGCACGGAGCTTACCTTAGCTGCGGCGAGCTGTGGCTGTGCCTGTCGGTCGACCCGCAGCGGCAGTCCACTGCGCCGGAGCATAGCGACTACACCCACTACGCCTTTAGCATCGACGAACAGGATTTCGCCGCCTTTACCGAACGGCTTGAGCGGCACGGGGTGGTGATATGGAAAAAGAACAAGAGCGAAGGGGCATCGTACTATTTCCTCGACCCGGACGGGCACAAGCTGGAAGTGCACGTCGGCACCCTGGCGCAGCGGCTGGCGGCGTGCCGGGCAAAACCGTACCAGGGAATGGTCTTTGAGGAGTAA
- a CDS encoding PLP-dependent aminotransferase family protein yields the protein MTRYQHLANILAQRIEQGLYRHGEKLPSVRALSQEHGVSISTVQQAYQMLENLQLITPQPRSGYFIAPRKAQPPVPAMSRPAQRPVEVTQWDQVLTLLDARNDKSITALGGGSPDVTQPTLKPLWKEMSRLVQHNGGDIFNYDELPGRRELREQIARLMLDNGAVVTADDIVVTSGCHAALSIALLSVCKPGDIIAVESPSFYGTMQLLRGFDIKAIEIPTDPQTGISIEALEMALEQWPIKGVILVPNCNNPLGFIMPDARKRAVLALAQRYDIAIFEDDIYGELANDYPRPRTIKSWDIDGRVLLCSSFTKTVAPGLRVGWIAPGRYHDRVLHMKYAASGTNVPTTQLAVAAFIREGHYHRHLRRMRQIYHSNMETWTCWVREYFPCGICVTRPQGGFLLWVELPEHVDMVCVARQLCRLKIQVAPGSLFSASGKYRNCLRLNCALPPTEQHRAVVEQLGEAVRIAME from the coding sequence ATGACGCGCTACCAACATCTGGCGAATATTCTCGCCCAGCGTATCGAACAGGGTCTGTACCGCCACGGGGAAAAGCTGCCCTCGGTGCGCGCCTTAAGCCAGGAGCACGGCGTCAGCATCAGCACCGTTCAGCAGGCCTATCAGATGCTGGAGAACCTCCAGCTTATCACTCCGCAGCCGCGCTCCGGCTACTTCATCGCCCCGCGTAAAGCGCAGCCGCCGGTTCCGGCGATGTCCCGCCCGGCGCAGCGTCCGGTGGAGGTCACCCAGTGGGATCAGGTGCTGACGCTGCTGGATGCGCGCAACGACAAAAGCATTACCGCGCTGGGCGGCGGTTCGCCGGACGTCACGCAGCCAACGCTGAAGCCGCTGTGGAAGGAGATGAGCCGCCTTGTGCAGCATAACGGCGGCGATATTTTCAACTATGACGAACTGCCCGGCAGGCGCGAGCTGCGCGAGCAGATAGCCCGCCTGATGCTCGACAATGGCGCAGTGGTCACCGCCGACGATATTGTGGTTACCAGCGGCTGCCACGCGGCGCTGTCCATCGCCCTGCTGTCGGTGTGTAAACCCGGCGACATCATCGCCGTCGAGTCGCCGTCGTTTTATGGCACCATGCAGCTGCTGCGCGGTTTCGACATCAAGGCCATTGAGATCCCGACCGACCCGCAGACCGGCATCAGCATCGAAGCACTGGAAATGGCGCTGGAGCAGTGGCCGATCAAGGGCGTGATCCTCGTGCCGAACTGCAACAACCCGCTCGGCTTTATCATGCCGGACGCCCGCAAGCGCGCGGTGCTGGCCCTGGCCCAGCGCTATGACATCGCGATTTTCGAAGATGATATCTATGGCGAGCTGGCGAACGACTACCCGCGCCCGCGCACCATTAAATCCTGGGATATCGACGGCCGGGTGCTGCTGTGCAGCTCGTTTACCAAAACCGTCGCGCCGGGGCTGCGGGTGGGCTGGATTGCGCCAGGGCGCTACCACGACCGGGTGCTGCACATGAAGTATGCCGCCAGCGGCACCAACGTGCCGACCACGCAGCTGGCGGTCGCCGCGTTTATCCGCGAGGGGCACTACCACCGCCACCTGCGCCGGATGCGGCAGATTTACCACAGCAACATGGAGACCTGGACCTGCTGGGTGCGGGAATATTTCCCCTGCGGGATCTGCGTGACGCGCCCGCAGGGCGGCTTTTTGCTGTGGGTCGAGCTGCCGGAACATGTCGATATGGTCTGCGTCGCACGGCAGCTTTGTCGGCTGAAAATTCAGGTCGCGCCGGGTTCGCTGTTTTCCGCCTCCGGCAAGTACCGCAACTGCCTGCGGCTCAACTGCGCCCTGCCACCCACCGAACAGCACCGGGCAGTGGTGGAGCAGCTTGGCGAAGCGGTGCGTATCGCGATGGAGTAA